From the Callithrix jacchus isolate 240 chromosome 22, calJac240_pri, whole genome shotgun sequence genome, the window CCGGCAGGCCGGCGTGCTGCGGCTCCCGCTCCTCGTGGCATCTGCCCGGGTGCGGAGGCCCCGGAAGGCTCTGAGGCTGGGGGAGCGCCACCCCCGAAGGAGCCAGGGCGGCGAACCCGAAAGCCCCGAGGGCCCCGAGCGCCGGGTCAGGTTGCGAGATTCCTTCTGCCTGTGGGGCCTGTCCGTGCAGGAGCAGGGGCACGGCCCCTGCTGCCTGGCTCACGACGGGCCCCTGTGGGAGGGCCCCAGGCGCGCAGGGCACTTGGGGTGCGGGAAGCGCCGCCCCCCACGCCCCGGTGTGGGTGGAGGCGACCCAGGAGCGAGCAGAGGAGCCGCGCCCGCCGGGGGCCGTGTCGCGCGGGCCGCCTGCGGCCGCGGGTCCCCTGCCAGCCCGGCCTGGATGCCTGGCCCTTCgattctgaaaccaaatctgAATCCTGGACTCCGGGAGGCCCGTCTCTCTGGCCAGTTCCTCCCTGGTGGCGAAGTCCGGAAAGCGCTCTCGCTCGAAGGCCCGGAGGAGCACGGCGGTCTGGGACTGGGTCACGGCCGTCCGCTTTCGCCGGCCTTCTGGCGGGCCGCGTGGCCCAGGCCAGGGCCTGGATTCCCGCCGGTGCTGCCTCAGCCGGCGCGATCTCTCGTTCTGAAACCAAATCTGGACCCTGGGCTCCGGAACGCCGATGGCCTGGGCCAGCTGTTCTCTGGTGGCCATGCCCGGGTACGGGTTCCGCTCAAAGGACGCTCGCAGGGCGTCCCTCTGGCTCGGAGTCCAAACGAGCCTCTTTCGCCTTCCTCGCCCTCGGGCCTCCGCCGGGAGAGGGCTGCCGGGAGCTGTGGGGAGAGCCATCGCGGGGAGACCGGGCCGAGtgtcacagacagacacaggcacacagaggccCGGCGGCTCCCGCGCGCCTCAGCCAACCTCTGCTGTGCACCGCACCTGCAGGCAGGTCAAGCCAGGAGTCCGGCCCCGCCAGCCAGGGGCCGCTTTTATAGAGACCTAGCGGCCCCACcccttcctgaatttgcatgagcTCCGGGGACCCAGGGCGGGGTAGCCCGCCCTCTCAAGCCGGAAACCACAGGGACACCAGGGCCCTGTGGGGTGGTCGGGGGTGGGGCCTGAGCGGCGGGGGAGGGACACGCGGGGCTTCGGGGGCTGGACCTCTGGGGTTCTCCAGGAATTCTACGGAAACTGGAAGCCTCTCTCCGGGCTCGAACACGTCACCAGGGAGGGTGGCGTGCAGAAGCGAACCCCCGTGACAGGCCTGAGTTTTCCAAGCCCCCCCTCTCCGTCAAGGCGTCCACGTCTGTGGGTGTCGCCGTGGCCGCGACACTCTCACACACGCAGCTGCGTGGATCCGGTTCGTGTTCCTCTAGAAAACGAGAGCGAAGGCACGGAGACAGAAACTCTCCCGGGCAGAGACGGCCTGACGAGGCATTCCTGTTTCCTGCCACACGGGGAGTCTCGGCAACCTGGATAGAAAGGGCAGCGACACGCTGCTGCTTTTCCACGGATCCCTGGGAGTTTCTGTTTCCCCGCCGAGCTCGGGGAAGAAAACGGTGAACGTCATCAGGTCACCACGACTTAGGAAGCCACAGAGAGCTGAGCGACAGGCACCCTTGCGGAGGTcacatacaaaagttaaaaaaaaattagccgggcgtggtggcagacgcctgtaaccgcagcgacttgggaggctggggcaggagaattaccggaacccgaggggtggaggttgcggtgagccgagatccggccattgaactccagcctgggcgagagggcgagactccgtcttttaaaaaaagaagaaaaacgaaacaaaacgaaaaacaaagaaagacaacaCCGCGACCAACAACCACAACCCAGAGGCATTCCAACATATAAAACGCCAGGTCGAAAGGTCGCATCCTGCTTTTGCCTTGTGAGTCATCCTCTTGGCACTCTGCCACGCgtactttccctccttctcttccgctTCCGAAGCTTCTTCATACACGTTTACTGCTGCTCGGAAACTCTCCTGCTTTACGGCCCTCGGTGGAGTCGTTTctcctgaggaggcaagaatcgcGGTTTCTGTAGACTCACACCCCTAGGAATTCCTTTGCCCTAACAGGCAACAGGTAGGAGAAATGAGGGACATCGCCTCGGTGCTGGTCCAGAAATAGGTCACCGTACCGTATCCGGGGAAAGCCCCAAAAAGGGTCATTACCTAGGTGAAGTGCTTAGAAATATATCCCAATACCTCCTGTGGGTAGGACCACGTGAGAAGAGAAGAGTTAAATAGCCTAGAGGCTGTGCTCAGCTGTATGTCCCAATCAGCCCGGTGGGAAAAGCCAAGGCGTAATACGAGAGACAGGTCGTGTAGGTGCTGAGTCAGGTGAAATGTTCCATTTCAGTGTCGGTGGACACTTCCCAGGAAGAAGGGGGCGACACAGGCCACCCAGCAGAAGAGACCAAAAGTATGTCATGATGATACCTGTGGACGAGAACCCAGACAAGGGGACCGCATCGCCTGTGTGCCGGGCCCGGTGACAAgtcactctttcttttgtaagcgCAGCCCAGTCAGGCGAGCACAGTTACCTCACCTGGGTGCTGGGCCCAGAGACAAGCCACATCCGCTCCTGTGGGCAAAGAGCAGGGGTAACAAGACAATCACTGAGAATAGTTGAGTCCCCAGACATGACGTCACAATGGTCTCTGTGGGCAGGGTTCACGCAGGGGACTCACATCACATTGACTGTGGACTCAACAGTGTGTCGCAATGCTTTCTGAGAAGAGGGTCATGACAGAGAAGGAATGTAACTGGATGGCGGGCCCAGCAATATGTTATTGACTCCTATGTGAGCAGATATGAGGCAAGAGAAGGGAATCACAGCATCCTAGTTATGAGCACAGACATATGTCCCAAAGCCCCAAGCATGaggtgccaaggcaggaggacagtgTCACACGACCTAGGTGCTGGGTCCCACCCTACCCCccaccctccgtccctccctcactcccttccccctccctctctcccttgcgtccttccctcccttccctcgtcCCTCCCTCGCGGCCTGGGATCCTCCCCGCTTCTCTACCCGCCTTCCCTCCGGCCTGGAGAAAGCAGCCCTTCCGTTTGCCCGCGGGGTCGTTCGTAGCGGGGCCGTGGGAGGAGTGGTCTCGGGTCTATATTGAGCTGCCAGGCGCTACTCGGTGATGGCGGGGAAGCTGGCGGGGCACCGGTGTGCGAGTGATCGGTGGGCGAAtcggggaggcagaagaggggtgCAGCGGAATGGAGAGCCGGCCTGCCTGGGGACCCGGCCCGGTGTTTCCGGGGGGGGGGGCGAAACGCTCCCTCCGCCCACCCTCCTGAAGTAGGCCGGGtggcgtgggggcagggctgcgagGAGGGCCGACAGCTCTGCCTGCGCCGGTCCCCAGAAGCGGCCGCGGGCTGCCTGCAGACCCGCGCACGCGCACTAGACCGCCCAGCTCCCGGGCCCTGGGCGGGTTCTGGGGTTCCCTAGATGCTGGGGAGAGAATGACAGCACAGCCCCGCCCTGTGTGCTGTCTCTCACCGGACGGACCTAGAACTGAGGGCTCCCAGGCAGGTCAGCGAAACGGCAAGACAGGCCGCAGGAGCCTCAAATCCATGCAcacgcgcgcacgcgcacacccAGCCGATCACAGGCTGAAGTCGGAAATCACGCTTCAATCGGCCCGAGGGTGACCCCTGTGGGGATGAGACTGCCTCGCGCTCCGTTGCAGGGTTCGCCGTGGGGATATGCCGTCTGTGAACCCCGTGGGTGAAACGAGGACTGGCACGCATCGCATTGAGCTCCCGAAATGCTTTAAGGCTGTGGGGTCCCTCCGTTGGTCCTGGAGGCAGGAGACCGCTCTAATCTCTGCCTATGTCCCTCTGTCCCGtggtccctctctctccccctctgttcCACCCTGTTCccgtctttccctttcttcctcagtccctccaaacctcggtttcttcctttctctccccctttctctctttctccttttcaccctCCCTTcgctccctgggtccctccctgtgcgtccctccctgtccctcggtccctgcctccctcccttcctccctctctcccttccgtcctttcctcccttcactcGTCCCTCCCTCTGGTCCTGGGATCCTCTCCCCATCTCTAGCCGCCATCCCTCGCGCCTGGAGAGGGCAGTCCAAGCGTTTGCTCGCGGGGTAgacggggttgggggtggggggaagggtggtCTCGGGGCCGCACTGGGCTGCCCGGCGCTGCTCCGTgacggtgggagggggaggctggcgGGTTACCGGTGTGCCAGTGATGGGTGGGCGGAGCGGGGAGGCAAGAAGAGGCGTGTCGCGGATTGGAGAGCGGCCCCGCCTTCGGACCCGGCCCGGTGTTTCCCGGGCAAAGCGccccctctgcccaccctcctgAAGTACGCGGGGtggcgtgggggcagggctgcgagGAGGGACGACAGCTCTGCCTGCGCTGGTCCCCCGAAGCGCAGCGCCGCGGGCTGCCTGCAGACCCGCGCCGGCGCACTAGACCGCCCAGCTCCCGGGCCCTGGGCGGGCTCTGGGGTCCCCAAGATGCCCGGGATAGAAGGACggcacagccctgccctgtgtgTAGTCTCTCACCGGACGGACGGACCTGGCACTCAGGGATCCCAGACAGGTCAGCGGGAGGGCGAGACGCCAAGACACGCCGCTGGAAGCGGAGCCACACGGTCACCTCACGGCGGGAGAGAGGCCaccgccctgcccccacccctccccgacCCGCGCGCGCCTTTTAAAGCTCCTCCAGCAGAGCCCGGTATTCTTCCTCGCTGAGGGGTGGCTCCAGGGAAGCGAGCTCTTCCACCTCCTTCAGCTCCCCCAGTGGCTCCGTCTCTAGGAAAGGTCGTGCCTGCTGCTGAAACTCTGGGGTCGACAGGAGCTCGTCCAGCAGGCTGGAGGTGAGCGCAGACGAGCGCTCCTCCGGCTCCTGGAGCGCTTGGGAAGGCGCCTGCAGGGCTGGCATCTGCCCCTGCCAGGCGGAGGCCTCCGGGGGTGCGGGCtgcggaggtggaggtggcgcgGCTTGGGGTTCCCCTGCCGCCCCGGCCACCTGGggcccctggccccagccccaccagggaCCCTGCACACCTCGCCCCTGTGAGTCGGCTTGAGCGGGCCCAAGCTGTCCCACGGAGCACGTCCCCGGCAGGCCGGCGTGCTGCGGCTCCCGCTCCTCGTGGCATCTGCCCGGGTGCGGAGGCCCCGGAAGGCTCTGAGGCTGGGGGAGCGCCACCCCCGAAGGAGCCAGGGCGGCGAACCCGAAAGCCCCGAGGGCCCCGAGCGCCGGGTCAGGTTGCGAGATTCCTTCTGCCTGTGGGGCCTGTCCGTGCAGGAGCAGGGGCACGGCCCCTGCTGCCTGGCTCACGACGGGCCCCTGTGGGAGGGCCCCAGGCGCGCAGGGCACTTGGGGTGCGGGAAGCGCCGCCCCCCACGCCCCGGTGTGGGTGGAGGCGACCCAGGAGCGAGCAGAGGAGCCGCGCCCGCCGGGGGCCGTGTCGCGCGGGCCGCCTGCGGCCGCGGGTCCCCTGCCAGCCCGGCCTGGATGCCTGGCCCTTCgattctgaaaccaaatctgAATCCTGGACTCCGGGAGGCCCGTCTCTCTGGCCAGTTCCTCCCTGGTGGCGAAGTCCGGAAAGCGCTCTCGCTCGAAGGCCCGGAGGAGCACGGCGGTCTGGGACTGGGTCACGGCCGTCCGCTTTCGCCGGCCTTCTGGCGGGCCGCGTGGCCCAGGCCAGGGCCTGGATTCCCGCCGGTGCTGCCTCAGCCGGCGCGATCTCTCGTTCTGAAACCAAATCTGGACCCTGGGCTCCGGAACGCCGATGGCCTGGGCCAGCTGTTCTCTGGTGGCCATGCCCGGGTACGGGTTCCGCTCAAAGGACGCTCGCAGGGCGTCCCTCTGGCTCGGAGTCCAAACGAGCCTCTTTCGCCTTCCTCGCCCTCGGGCCTCCGCCGGGAGAGGGCTGCCGGGAGCTGTGGGGAGAGCCATCGCGGGGAGACCGGGCCGAGtgtcacagacagacacaggcacacagaggccCGGCGGCTCCCGCGCGCCTCAGCCAACCTCTGCTGTGCACCGCACCTGCAGGCAGGTCAAGCCAGGAGTCCGGCCCCGCCAGCCAGGGGCCGCTTTTATAGAGACCTAGCGGCCCCACcccttcctgaatttgcatgagcTCCGGGGACCCAGGGCGGGGTAGCCCGCCCTCTCAAGCCGGAAACCACAGGGACACCAGGGCCCTGTGGGGTGGTCGGGGGTGGGGCCTGAGCGGCGGGGGAGGGACACGCGGGGCTTCGGGGGCTGGACCTCTGGGGTTCTCCAGGAATTCTACGGAAACTGGAAGCCTCTCTCCGGGCTCGAACACGTCACCAGGGAGGGTGGCGTGCAGAAGCGAACCCCCGTGACAGGCCTGAGTTTTCCAAGCCCCCCCTCTCCGTCAAGGCGTCCACGTCTGTGGGTGTCGCCGTGGCCGCGACACTCTCACACACGCAGCTGCGTGGATCCGGTTCGTGTTCCTCTAGAAAACGAGAGCGAAGGCACGGAGACAGAAACTCTCCCGGGCAGAGACGGCCTGACGAGGCATTCCTGTTTCCTGCCACACGGGGAGTCTCGGCAACCTGGATAGAAAGGGCAGCGACACGCTGCTGCTTTTCCACGGATCCCTGGGAGTTTCTGTTTCCCCGCCGAGCTCGGGGAAGAAAACGGTGAACGTCATCAGGTCACCACGACTTAGGAAGCCACAGAGAGCTGAGCGACAGGCACCCTTGCGGAGGTcacatacaaaagttaaaaaaaaattagccgggcgtggtggcagacgcctgtaaccgcagcgacttgggaggctggggcaggagaattaccggaacccgaggggtggaggttgcggtgagccgagatccggccattgaactccagcctgggcgagagggcgagactccgtcttttaaaaaaagaagaaaaacgaaacaaaacgaaaaacaaagaaagacaacaCCGCGACCAACAACCACAACCCAGAGGCATTCCAACATATAAAACGCCAGGTCGAAAGGTCGCATCCTGCTTTTGCCTTGTGAGTCATCCTCTTGGCACTCTGCCACGCgtactttccctccttctcttccgctTCCGAAGCTTCTTCATACACGTTTACTGCTGCTCGGAAACTCTCCTTCTTTACGGCCCTCGGTGGAGTCGTTTctcctgaggaggcaagaatcgcGGTTTCTGTAGACTCACACCCCTAGGAATTCCTTTGCCCTAACAGGCAACAGGTAGGAGAAATGAGGGACATCGCCTCGGTGCTGGTCCAGAAATAGGTCACCGTACCGTATCCGGGGAAAGCCCCAAAAAGGGTCATTACCTAGGTGAAGTGCTTAGAAATATATCCCAATACCTCCTGTGGGTAGGACCACGTGAGAAGAGAAGAGTTAAATAGCCTAGAGGCTGTGCTCAGCTGTATGTCCCAATCAGCCCGGTGGGAAAAGCCAAGGCGTAATACGAGAGACAGGTCGTGTAGGTGCTGAGTCAGGTGAAATGTTCCATTTCAGTGTCGGTGGACACTTCCCAGGAAGAAGGGGGCGACACAGGCCACCCAGCAGAAGAGACCAAAAGTATGTCATGATGATACCTGTGGACGAGAACCCAGACAAGGGGACCGCATCGCCTGTGTGCCGGGCCCGGTGACAAgtcactctttcttttgtaagcgCAGCCCAGTCAGGCGAGCACAGTTACCTCACCTGGGTGCTGGGCCCAGAGACAAGCCACATCCGCTCCTGTGGGCAAAGAGCAGGGGTAACAAGACAATCACTGAGAATAGTTGAGTCCCCAGACATGACGTCACAATGGTCTCTGTGGGCAGGGTTCACGCAGGGGACTCACATCACATTGACTGTGGACTCAACAGTGTGTCGCAATGCTTTCTGAGAAGAGGGTCATGACAGAGAAGGAATGTAACTGGATGGCGGGCCCAGCAATATGTTATTGACTCCTATGTGAGCAGATATGAGGCAAGAGAAGGGAATCACAGCATCCTAGTTATGAGCACAGACATATGTCCCAAAGCCCCAAGCATGaggtgccaaggcaggaggacagtgTCACACGACCTAGGTGCTGGGTCCCACCCTACCCCccaccctccgtccctccctcactcccttccccctccctctctcccttgcgtccttccctcccttccctcgtcCCTCCCTCGCGGCCTGGGATCCTCCCCGCTTCTCTACCCGCCTTCCCTCCGGCCTGGAGAAAGCAGCCCTTCCGTTTGCCCGCGGGGTCGTTCGTAGCGGGGCCGTGGGAGGAGTGGTCTCGGGTCTATATTGAGCTGCCAGGCGCTACTCGGTGATGGCGGGGAAGCTGGCGGGGCACCGGTGTGCGAGTGATCGGTGGGCGAAtcggggaggcagaagaggggtgCAGCGGAATGGAGAGCCGGCCTGCCTGGGGACCCGGCCCGGTGTTTCCGGGGGGGGGGGCGAAACGCTCCCTCCGCCCACCCTCCTGAAGTAGGCCGGGtggcgtgggggcagggctgcgagGAGGGCCGACAGCTCTGCCTGCGCTGGTCCCCAGAAGCGGCCGCGGGCTGCCTGCAGACCCGCGCACGCGCACTAGACCGCCCAGCTCCCGGGCCCTGGGCGGGTTCTGGGGTTCCCTAGATGCTGGGGAGAGAATGACAGCACAGCCCCGCCCTGTGTGCTGTCTCTCACCGGACGGACCTAGAACTGAGGGCTCCCAGGCAGGTCAGCGAAACGGCAAGACAGGCCGCAGGAGCCTCAAATCCATGCAcacgcgcgcacgcgcacacccAGCCGATCACAGGCTGAAGTCGGAAATCACGCTTCAATCGGCCCGAGGGTGACCCCTGTGGGGATGAGACTGCCTCGCGCTCCGTTGCAGGGTTCGCCGTGGGGATATGCCGTCTGTGAACCCCGTGGGTGAAACGAGGACTGGCACGCATCGCATTGAGCTCCCGAAATGCTTTAAGGCTGTGGGGTCCCTCCGTTGGTCCTGGAGGCAGGAGACCGCTCTAATCTCTGCCTATGTCCCTCTGTCCCGtggtccctctctctccccctctgttcCACCCTGTTCccgtctttccctttcttcctcagtccctccaaacctcggtttcttcctttctctccccctttctctctttctccttttcaccctCCCTTcgctccctgggtccctccctgtgcgtccctccctgtccctcggtccctgcctccctcccttcctccctctctcccttccgtcctttcctcccttcactcGTCCCTCCCTCTGGTCCTGGGATCCTCTCCCCATCTCTAGCCGCCATCCCTCGCGCCTGGAGAGGGCAGTCCAAGCGTTTGCTCGCGGGGTAgacggggttgggggtggggggaagggtggtCTCGGGGCCGCACTGGGCTGCCCGGCGCTGCTCCGTgacggtgggagggggaggctggcgGGTTACCGGTGTGCCAGTGATGGGTGGGCGGAGCGGGGAGGCAAGAAGAGGCGTGTCGCGGATTGGAGAGCGGCCCCGCCTTCGGACCCGGCCCGGTGTTTCCCGGGCAAAGCGccccctctgcccaccctcctgAAGTACGCGGGGtggcgtgggggcagggctgcgagGAGGGACGACAGCTCTGCCTGCGCTGGTCCCCCGAAGCGCAGCGCCGCGGGCTGCCTGCAGACCCGCGCCGGCGCACTAGACCGCCCAGCTCCCGGGCCCTGGGCGGGCTCTGGGGTCCCCAAGATGCCCGGGATAGAAGGACggcacagccctgccctgtgtgTAGTCTCTCACCGGACGGACGGACCTGGCACTCAGGGATCCCAGACAGGTCAGCGGGAGGGCGAGACGCCAAGACACGCCGCTGGAAGCGGAGCCACACGGTCACCTCACAACGGGAGAGAGGCCaccgccctgcccccacccctccccgacCCGCGCGCGCCTTTTAAAGCTCCTCCAGCAGAGCCCGGTATTCTTCCTCGCTGAGGGGTGGCTCCAGGGAAGCGAGCTCTTCCACCTCCTTCAGCTCCCCCAGTGGCTCCGTCTCTAGGAAAGGTCGTGCCTGCTGCTGAAACTCTGGGGTCGACAGGAGCTCGTCCAGCAGGCTGGAGGTGAGCGCAGACGAGCGCTCCTCCGGCTCCTGGAGCGCTTGGGAAGGCGCCTGCAGGGCTGGCATCTGCCCCTGCCAGGCGGAGGCCTCCGGGGGTGCGGGCtgcggaggtggaggtggcgcgGCTTGGGGTTCCCCTGCCGCCCCGGCCACCTGGggcccctggccccagccccaccagggaCCCTGCACACCTCGCCCCTGTGAGTCGGCTTGAGCGGGCCCAAGCTGTCCCACGGAGCACGTCCCCGGCAGGCCGGCGTGCTGCGGCTCCCGCTCCTCGTGGCATCTGCCCGGGTGCGGAGGCCCCGGAAGGCTCTGAGGCTGGGGGAGCGCCACCCCCGAAGGAGCCAGGGCGGCGAACCCGAAAGCCCCGAGGGCCCCGAGCGCCGGGTCAGGTTGCGAGATTCCTTCTGCCTGTGGGGCCTGTCCGTGCAGGAGCAGGGGCACGGCCCCTGCTGCCTGGCTCACGACGGGCCCCTGTGGGAGGGCCCCAGGCGCGCAGGGCACTTGGGGTGCGGGAAGCGCCGCCCCCCACGCCCCGGTGTGGGTGGAGGCGACCCAGGAGCGAGCAGAGGAGCCGCGCCCGCCGGGGGCCGTGTCGCGCGGGCCGCCTGCGGCCGCGGGTCCCCTGCCAGCCCGGCCTGGATGCCTGGCCCTTCgattctgaaaccaaatctgAATCCTGGACTCCGGGAGGCCCGTCTCTCTGGCCAGTTCCTCCCTGGTGGCGAAGTCCGGAAAGCGCTCTCGCTCGAAGGCCCGGAGGAGCACGGCGGTCTGGGACTGGGTCACGGCCGTCCGCTTTCGCCGGCCTTCTGGCGGGCCGCGTGGCCCAGGCCAGGGCCTGGATTCCCGCCGGTGCTGCCTCAGCCGGCGCGATCTCTCGTTCTGAAACCAAATCTGGACCCTGGGCTCCGGAACGCCGATGGCCTGGGCCAGCTGTTCTCTGGTGGCCATGCCCGGGTACGGGTTCCGCTCAAAGGACGCTCGCAGGGCGTCCCTCTGGCTCGGAGTCCAAACGAGCCTCTTTCGCCTTCCTCGCCCTCGGGCCTCCGCCGGGAGAGGGCTGCCGGGAGCTGTGGGGAGAGCCATCGCGGGGAGACCGGGCCGAGtgtcacagacagacacaggcacacagaggccCGGCGGCTCCCGCGCGCCTCAGCCAACCTCTGCTGTGCACCGCACCTGCAGGCAGGTCAAGCCAGGAGTCCGGCCCCGCCAGCCAGGGGCCGCTTTTATAGAGACCTAGCGGCCCCACcccttcctgaatttgcatgagcTCCGGGGACCCAGGGCGGGGTAGCCCGCCCTCTCAAGCCGGAAACCACAGGGACACCAGGGCCCTGTGGGGTGGTCGGGGGTGGGGCCTGAGCGGCGGGGGAGGGACACGCGGGGCTTCGGGGGCTGGACCTCTGGGGTTCTCCAGGAATTCTACGGAAACTGGAAGCCTCTCTCCGGGCTCGAACACGTCACCAGGGAGGGTGGCGTGCAGAAGCGAACCCCCGTGACAGGCCTGAGTTTT encodes:
- the LOC144580869 gene encoding double homeobox protein 4-like protein 4, translated to MALPTAPGSPLPAEARGRGRRKRLVWTPSQRDALRASFERNPYPGMATREQLAQAIGVPEPRVQIWFQNERSRRLRQHRRESRPWPGPRGPPEGRRKRTAVTQSQTAVLLRAFERERFPDFATREELARETGLPESRIQIWFQNRRARHPGRAGRGPAAAGGPRDTAPGGRGSSARSWVASTHTGAWGAALPAPQVPCAPGALPQGPVVSQAAGAVPLLLHGQAPQAEGISQPDPALGALGAFGFAALAPSGVALPQPQSLPGPPHPGRCHEEREPQHAGLPGTCSVGQLGPAQADSQGRGVQGPWWGWGQGPQVAGAAGEPQAAPPPPPQPAPPEASAWQGQMPALQAPSQALQEPEERSSALTSSLLDELLSTPEFQQQARPFLETEPLGELKEVEELASLEPPLSEEEYRALLEEL
- the LOC144580867 gene encoding double homeobox protein 4-like protein 4 translates to MALPTAPGSPLPAEARGRGRRKRLVWTPSQRDALRASFERNPYPGMATREQLAQAIGVPEPRVQIWFQNERSRRLRQHRRESRPWPGPRGPPEGRRKRTAVTQSQTAVLLRAFERERFPDFATREELARETGLPESRIQIWFQNRRARHPGRAGRGPAAAGGPRDTAPGGRGSSARSWVASTHTGAWGAALPAPQVPCAPGALPQGPVVSQAAGAVPLLLHGQAPQAEGISQPDPALGALGAFGFAALAPSGVALPQPQSLPGPPHPGRCHEEREPQHAGLPGTCSVGQLGPAQADSQGRGVQGPWWGWGQGPQVAGAAGEPQAAPPPPPQPAPPEASAWQGQMPALQAPSQALQEPEERSSALTSSLLDELLSTPEFQQQARPFLETEPLGELKEVEELASLEPPLSEEEYRALLEEL